The following are from one region of the Nocardioides marmotae genome:
- a CDS encoding CpaF family protein: MSLTHPAPPRADHARHPEHPDLVEQLDQHVREAVRRAGVDPQRDAAVVRRIAESVVRDHDQRSLTGQVAALHDPSALVGELVARVAGFGPLQPFLDDPSVEEIWINDPTRVFIARNGRHELTNLMLTTAQVDELVERMLKSSGRRIDVSTPFVDAMLPEGHRLHVVLQGISRGFSAVNIRKFVLKAARLSDLVELGSLSPRAATFLEASIRAGLNVIVAGGTQAGKTTMLNCLAGAIPGGERVISAEEVFELRFHHPDWVPLQTRQAGLEGTGAVRLRELVKESLRMRPSRLVVGEVRAEECLDLLLALNAGLPGMCTIHANSAREALVKMCTLPLLAGENISARFVVPTVASSVDLVVHLGVDEHGVRRVNEVVGVPGRVENDVIETEPVFRRSGGELRRVGGMPPRLDLFERAGIDVHAILAGPVREGR; encoded by the coding sequence ATGTCACTGACCCATCCCGCACCACCCCGCGCCGACCACGCCCGGCACCCGGAGCACCCGGACCTCGTCGAGCAGCTCGACCAGCACGTCCGCGAAGCCGTCCGCCGCGCGGGCGTCGACCCCCAGCGCGACGCCGCCGTCGTACGCCGCATCGCCGAGTCCGTCGTGCGCGACCACGACCAACGCAGCCTCACCGGACAGGTCGCCGCCCTCCACGACCCCTCCGCCCTCGTCGGCGAGCTCGTCGCCCGCGTCGCCGGCTTCGGACCCCTCCAACCCTTCCTCGACGACCCCAGCGTCGAGGAGATCTGGATCAACGACCCCACCCGGGTCTTCATCGCCCGCAACGGCCGCCACGAGCTGACCAACCTGATGCTCACCACCGCCCAGGTCGACGAGCTCGTCGAGCGGATGCTGAAGTCCAGCGGCCGACGCATCGACGTCAGCACCCCCTTCGTCGACGCCATGCTCCCCGAGGGCCACCGGCTCCACGTCGTGCTCCAAGGCATCAGCCGCGGCTTCTCGGCGGTCAACATCCGCAAGTTCGTTCTCAAGGCCGCCCGCCTCTCCGACCTGGTCGAGCTCGGCTCCCTGAGCCCGCGCGCGGCGACCTTCCTCGAGGCGTCCATCCGGGCCGGCCTCAACGTGATCGTCGCCGGCGGCACCCAGGCCGGGAAGACGACGATGCTCAACTGCCTGGCCGGCGCCATCCCCGGCGGGGAGCGCGTGATCTCCGCGGAGGAGGTCTTCGAGCTCCGCTTCCACCACCCCGACTGGGTGCCGCTGCAGACCCGCCAGGCCGGTCTCGAGGGCACGGGTGCGGTGCGGCTGCGCGAGCTGGTCAAGGAGAGCCTGCGGATGCGGCCCAGCCGGCTCGTCGTGGGCGAGGTGCGCGCCGAGGAGTGCCTCGACCTGCTCCTCGCCCTCAACGCCGGCCTGCCGGGCATGTGCACCATCCACGCGAACTCCGCCCGCGAGGCGCTGGTGAAGATGTGCACCCTGCCGCTGCTCGCCGGGGAGAACATCTCGGCCCGGTTCGTGGTCCCCACCGTGGCTTCCTCCGTGGACCTGGTGGTCCACCTCGGCGTCGACGAGCACGGCGTACGACGGGTGAACGAGGTCGTGGGCGTCCCCGGGCGGGTGGAGAACGACGTCATCGAGACCGAGCCGGTCTTCCGGCGCAGCGGCGGCGAGCTGCGCCGGGTCGGTGGGATGCCGCCGCGGCTGGACCTGTTCGAGCGCGCGGGGATCGACGTGCACGCGATCCTCGCCGGGCCGGTCCGCGAGGGCCGCTGA
- a CDS encoding class I SAM-dependent methyltransferase — MTHTPAPTALKAKHRALWALGDYPDVAATVIPDLGQALVEACTVSEGDRVLDVAAGSGNASVPAALAGAEVTASDLTPELLEAGRARAEADGVSLTWEVGDAEALPYPDASFDVVMSCVGVMFAPFHRVAAGELLRVARPGARIGLLSWTPDGFIGRMFATMKPYAPPPPEGAQPPPLWGDETHVRELLGEGVADLSAVRRTVTVDGFATPEAFRDYFKACYGPTIATYRGLDQDRAAALDEDLATLARGFDEGGGVMRWEYLLVTTRRA, encoded by the coding sequence ATGACCCACACCCCCGCACCCACCGCCCTGAAGGCCAAGCACCGCGCCCTGTGGGCCCTCGGCGACTACCCCGACGTGGCCGCCACGGTGATCCCGGACCTGGGGCAGGCCCTGGTGGAGGCCTGCACGGTCTCCGAGGGCGACCGGGTCCTCGACGTGGCCGCCGGCTCGGGCAACGCCAGCGTCCCGGCCGCCCTCGCCGGGGCGGAGGTGACCGCGAGCGACCTTACCCCCGAGCTGCTCGAGGCCGGCCGGGCCCGGGCCGAGGCGGACGGCGTCTCGCTGACCTGGGAGGTCGGTGACGCCGAGGCGCTGCCCTACCCCGACGCGTCGTTCGACGTCGTGATGTCGTGCGTCGGCGTGATGTTCGCGCCGTTCCACCGTGTCGCGGCGGGGGAGCTGCTGCGGGTCGCCCGCCCCGGCGCCCGGATCGGCCTGCTGAGCTGGACCCCGGACGGCTTCATCGGCCGGATGTTCGCGACCATGAAGCCCTACGCCCCACCCCCGCCCGAGGGCGCGCAGCCGCCGCCGCTGTGGGGCGACGAGACGCATGTGCGCGAGCTGCTGGGCGAGGGCGTCGCCGACCTGAGCGCCGTACGGCGCACGGTCACGGTGGACGGCTTCGCGACGCCCGAGGCGTTCCGCGACTACTTCAAGGCCTGCTACGGGCCGACGATCGCCACCTACCGCGGCCTCGACCAGGACCGCGCCGCGGCGCTCGACGAGGACCTGGCCACCCTCGCTCGCGGCTTCGACGAGGGCGGCGGGGTCATGCGCTGGGAGTACCTGCTGGTCACCACCCGCCGCGCCTGA
- a CDS encoding CAP domain-containing protein, protein MLTRLGTLLIAPALAAAVLVLPPPAQAATPAKEYAAQAFATTNKVRANHDRARLKQGACLRKAAARQAAAMAEQERIFHQDLTPLLESCGLSMVGENVASGYPTGKAVVRQGWMTSPGHRANILRKGYTRMGIAARKSGGAWYVAQVFGRPAA, encoded by the coding sequence GTGCTCACCCGTCTCGGAACCCTCCTGATCGCCCCGGCCCTCGCCGCCGCCGTCCTGGTCCTGCCGCCGCCGGCCCAGGCGGCGACCCCGGCGAAGGAGTACGCCGCGCAGGCGTTCGCCACGACCAACAAGGTCCGCGCCAACCACGACCGCGCCCGGCTCAAGCAGGGCGCCTGCCTGCGGAAGGCGGCCGCGCGGCAGGCCGCGGCGATGGCCGAGCAGGAGCGGATCTTCCACCAGGACCTGACGCCGCTGCTGGAGAGCTGCGGACTGTCGATGGTGGGGGAGAACGTCGCCTCCGGCTACCCGACCGGCAAGGCCGTGGTGCGCCAGGGCTGGATGACGTCGCCCGGCCACCGCGCCAACATCCTGCGCAAGGGCTACACCCGGATGGGGATCGCGGCGCGCAAGTCCGGCGGCGCCTGGTACGTCGCGCAGGTCTTCGGCCGCCCCGCCGCCTGA
- a CDS encoding type II secretion system F family protein, with protein MGALVGLGVGVGLLLVWSAFFLPRGPRPVVRAEGRTQRLLARAGLRSVSPASFLALCLVSGALVAVVVQAVSGTAPVALAFGAMGGYLPVAVVSGRARRRQRELAEVWPEAVDHLTSAVRAGMSLPDALAALGTRGPEPLQPAFADFALDYQVTGRFGECLDRLKDRLADPVGDRVVEGLRVAREVGGGELGRLLRNLSGYLRDDLRTRSELEARQAWTVNGARLAVAAPWLVLLFMSFQSEVIRRYASPGGVVVLVVGAATCVLAYRLMMRIGRLPVERRILS; from the coding sequence GTGGGGGCGCTGGTCGGGCTCGGCGTGGGCGTCGGGCTGCTGCTGGTCTGGTCGGCCTTCTTCCTGCCCCGCGGCCCGCGGCCGGTCGTGCGCGCGGAGGGCCGCACGCAGCGGCTGCTGGCGCGCGCGGGCCTGCGGTCGGTGTCCCCCGCGTCGTTCCTGGCGCTGTGCCTGGTCTCGGGGGCGCTGGTCGCGGTCGTGGTCCAGGCCGTCTCCGGCACGGCCCCGGTGGCGCTGGCGTTCGGGGCGATGGGCGGCTACCTGCCCGTCGCCGTGGTCTCCGGGCGGGCCCGCCGCCGGCAGCGGGAGCTGGCCGAGGTCTGGCCCGAGGCGGTCGACCACCTGACCAGCGCGGTCCGGGCGGGCATGTCGCTGCCCGACGCGCTCGCCGCGCTCGGCACCCGCGGGCCGGAGCCGCTGCAGCCGGCGTTCGCCGACTTCGCACTGGACTACCAGGTCACCGGCCGGTTCGGGGAGTGCCTGGACCGGTTGAAGGACCGCCTGGCCGACCCCGTCGGGGACCGCGTCGTCGAGGGCCTCCGGGTCGCCCGGGAGGTCGGCGGCGGCGAGCTCGGGCGGCTGCTGCGCAACCTCTCGGGCTACCTCCGCGACGACCTGCGGACCCGCTCGGAGCTCGAGGCGCGGCAGGCGTGGACGGTCAACGGCGCCCGGCTGGCGGTCGCCGCGCCGTGGCTGGTGCTGCTGTTCATGTCCTTCCAGTCCGAGGTGATCCGCCGCTACGCCTCACCCGGCGGCGTGGTCGTGCTGGTGGTCGGCGCCGCGACCTGCGTCCTGGCCTACCGGCTGATGATGCGCATCGGCCGGCTGCCCGTCGAGCGGCGGATCCTCTCGTGA
- a CDS encoding winged helix-turn-helix transcriptional regulator — protein sequence MSAYGQFCPVAKAMEVLDERWTLLVVRELLSGSSHFNELRRGVPRMSPALLSKRLRTLQRAGVVRRSEHGGRTSYSLTESGRELHGIVEALGVWGVRWVGELGAEDLDPHLLLWDMKRTVPLSAWPRSRTVVAIEFDDVEARVAHWWIVVVGNEIDVCDYDPGFEVTVTVRTGLRHLTRLWRGDLDWPQLLASGDCAVDGPSDVRRDLPHWLGRSALADVPRPVGDVG from the coding sequence ATGTCGGCGTACGGCCAGTTCTGTCCGGTGGCCAAGGCCATGGAGGTGCTCGACGAGCGGTGGACGCTGCTGGTCGTGCGCGAGCTGCTCTCCGGCAGCAGCCACTTCAACGAGCTGCGGCGCGGGGTACCGCGGATGTCGCCCGCCCTGCTGTCCAAGCGGCTGCGCACCCTCCAGCGCGCCGGGGTCGTACGGCGCAGCGAGCACGGCGGCCGCACGTCGTACTCCCTCACCGAGAGCGGACGTGAGCTGCACGGCATCGTCGAGGCACTCGGAGTCTGGGGCGTGCGCTGGGTCGGTGAGCTGGGCGCCGAGGACCTCGACCCGCACCTGCTGCTGTGGGACATGAAGCGCACCGTCCCGCTGTCCGCCTGGCCGCGCTCCCGCACCGTGGTGGCGATCGAGTTCGACGACGTCGAGGCACGCGTCGCGCACTGGTGGATCGTGGTGGTCGGCAACGAGATCGACGTCTGCGACTACGACCCGGGCTTCGAGGTCACCGTCACGGTCCGCACCGGCCTGCGCCACCTCACCCGCCTGTGGCGCGGCGACCTCGACTGGCCGCAGCTGCTCGCCAGCGGCGACTGCGCCGTCGACGGGCCCTCCGACGTACGCCGCGACCTCCCCCACTGGCTCGGACGGTCCGCCCTCGCCGACGTGCCCCGGCCGGTGGGCGACGTCGGCTAG
- a CDS encoding pilus assembly protein TadG-related protein produces MPRRTDPARDEHGQVTVLIVGFAVFLAMAVAVVVDATAAYLQHSGLGTLADGAALHGADLGATGADVYEGGVPEGRLVVTAAQASAAVRDYLVEVGAYRRYPGLRHTVAVDPATDRVTVRLSAPLELPLTFPGSPDRPTVAASGSAVSGVDRP; encoded by the coding sequence GTGCCGCGGCGGACTGACCCGGCCCGCGACGAGCACGGCCAGGTGACCGTGCTGATCGTCGGGTTCGCGGTGTTCCTCGCGATGGCGGTCGCCGTCGTGGTCGACGCGACCGCGGCGTACCTCCAGCACTCCGGGCTCGGCACCCTCGCCGACGGAGCGGCCCTGCACGGCGCCGACCTCGGCGCGACCGGCGCCGACGTCTACGAGGGCGGCGTGCCCGAGGGCCGGCTCGTGGTCACCGCCGCGCAGGCCTCCGCGGCCGTGCGCGACTACCTGGTCGAGGTCGGCGCCTACCGGCGCTACCCCGGCCTGCGGCACACCGTCGCGGTCGACCCCGCGACCGACCGCGTCACCGTCCGGCTCAGCGCACCGCTCGAGCTGCCGCTGACCTTCCCCGGTTCCCCCGACCGGCCCACCGTGGCGGCCAGTGGCTCGGCGGTCTCCGGGGTCGACCGGCCCTGA
- a CDS encoding TadE/TadG family type IV pilus assembly protein, protein MRRAAGRERGAAVVDFVLVLVVLVPLFLGILQVALVLLVRNTVTAAASEGARYAATAGRGPADGAAVTRELITGAISGRFAQGVSARQVEVDGQAGVEVTVRVRVPALGIGGPAVELDVRGHAVEERPLEDAP, encoded by the coding sequence GTGCGGCGGGCGGCCGGGCGCGAGCGCGGGGCCGCCGTCGTCGACTTCGTGCTGGTGCTCGTCGTGCTGGTCCCGCTCTTCCTCGGCATCCTCCAGGTCGCGCTGGTGCTGCTCGTGCGCAACACCGTCACCGCGGCAGCCTCCGAGGGAGCGCGGTACGCCGCCACGGCCGGCCGCGGCCCGGCCGACGGCGCCGCGGTCACCCGCGAGCTGATCACCGGCGCGATCTCGGGGCGCTTCGCCCAGGGCGTCTCCGCGCGGCAGGTCGAGGTCGACGGCCAGGCCGGCGTCGAGGTGACCGTGCGCGTCCGCGTGCCCGCGCTCGGGATCGGCGGGCCGGCCGTCGAGCTCGACGTCCGCGGCCACGCGGTCGAGGAGCGACCGCTCGAGGACGCCCCGTGA
- a CDS encoding peptidoglycan DD-metalloendopeptidase family protein yields the protein MRLFPRTARRRLAAATIACSVAVGALTVPLAGAEEDLKDQQKQVQKDLEHAADDLEHSSARVRKATGRLDAAVAQLREAKSELADARTRLGAAQRLDQRMQAKLEAAEERLETARAALADGQEDLEVQRGRVTDTITSIYQQGDPQLLAFASILDAQTPEDLTRRMAAQDAMVGRETRAYDGLHAAEVLLQVRENNVEAATNEVADQRRDAAEHLKTMRALHQETREATVKVRGLVAGRRTAQQAAARARAQDQAVLERLQAKERRIKQRILEQARRAKAKHRGYRGATDGLLMRPTAGPVTSPYGYREHPIYHYWGLHDGTDFGAACGSPLYAVSSGTVMTRYYSSVYGNRLYLNVGQVNGKLITAVYNHATRYVVSPGQQVERGQVVGYVGSTGWSTGCHLHFTVLANGSSTNPMPFF from the coding sequence GTGCGTCTCTTCCCCCGTACCGCACGCCGACGACTGGCCGCAGCGACCATCGCCTGCTCTGTCGCCGTCGGTGCGCTCACCGTCCCCCTCGCTGGTGCCGAGGAGGACCTGAAGGACCAGCAGAAGCAGGTCCAGAAGGACCTCGAGCACGCCGCCGACGACCTGGAGCACTCCAGCGCCCGGGTGCGCAAGGCCACCGGCCGGCTCGACGCGGCCGTCGCCCAGCTGCGCGAGGCCAAGAGCGAGCTGGCCGACGCGCGGACCCGGCTCGGCGCCGCCCAGCGGCTCGACCAGCGGATGCAGGCCAAGCTCGAGGCCGCCGAGGAGCGGCTCGAGACCGCCCGCGCGGCGCTCGCCGACGGCCAGGAGGACCTGGAGGTCCAGCGCGGCCGCGTCACCGACACGATCACCTCGATCTACCAGCAGGGCGACCCCCAGCTGCTCGCGTTCGCCTCGATCCTCGACGCCCAGACCCCCGAGGACCTCACCCGCCGGATGGCCGCCCAGGACGCCATGGTCGGCCGGGAGACCCGCGCGTACGACGGCCTCCATGCGGCCGAGGTGCTGCTGCAGGTGCGGGAGAACAACGTCGAGGCCGCCACCAACGAGGTCGCCGACCAGCGGCGTGACGCCGCGGAGCACCTGAAGACGATGCGCGCCCTGCACCAGGAGACGCGGGAGGCCACGGTCAAGGTGCGCGGCCTCGTCGCCGGGCGGCGTACCGCCCAGCAGGCCGCCGCCCGCGCCCGCGCCCAGGACCAGGCCGTCCTCGAGCGGCTCCAGGCCAAGGAGCGCCGCATCAAGCAGCGCATCCTCGAGCAGGCCCGCCGCGCGAAGGCCAAGCACCGCGGCTACCGCGGCGCGACCGACGGGCTGCTCATGCGCCCCACCGCCGGCCCGGTCACCTCGCCCTACGGCTACCGCGAGCACCCGATCTACCACTACTGGGGCCTCCACGACGGCACCGACTTCGGCGCCGCCTGCGGCTCGCCGCTCTACGCCGTCTCCTCCGGCACCGTGATGACGCGCTACTACTCCTCGGTCTACGGCAACCGGCTCTACCTCAACGTCGGCCAGGTCAACGGCAAGCTGATCACCGCGGTCTACAACCACGCCACCCGGTACGTCGTCAGCCCCGGCCAGCAGGTCGAGCGCGGCCAGGTCGTCGGCTACGTCGGCAGCACCGGCTGGTCCACCGGCTGCCACCTGCACTTCACCGTCCTCGCCAACGGGTCCTCCACCAACCCGATGCCGTTCTTCTGA
- the smpB gene encoding SsrA-binding protein SmpB, producing MPKEQGQKMIAQNKKARHDFAIEDTFEAGLVLQGTEVKSLRQGRASLVDGFVDIDRGEAWLHGVHIPEYSQGTWTNHSARRKRKLLLHRMEIDKIERRVSEKGLTVVPLALYFKDGRAKIEIGLAKGKKSWDKRNAIAERTADREKEQAVGRFLKGMRD from the coding sequence ATGCCGAAGGAGCAGGGCCAGAAGATGATCGCGCAGAACAAGAAGGCGCGACACGACTTCGCGATCGAGGACACCTTCGAGGCGGGTCTCGTGCTGCAGGGCACCGAGGTGAAGTCGCTGCGCCAGGGCCGGGCCTCCCTGGTCGACGGGTTCGTCGACATCGACCGCGGCGAGGCGTGGCTGCACGGCGTGCACATCCCGGAGTACTCCCAGGGCACCTGGACCAACCACTCGGCCCGCCGCAAGCGCAAGCTGCTGCTGCACCGCATGGAGATCGACAAGATCGAGCGGCGGGTCAGCGAGAAGGGCCTCACGGTCGTGCCGCTCGCGCTGTACTTCAAGGACGGCCGCGCCAAGATCGAGATCGGCCTGGCCAAGGGCAAGAAGTCGTGGGACAAGCGCAACGCCATCGCCGAGCGCACCGCCGACCGCGAGAAGGAGCAGGCGGTCGGCCGGTTCCTCAAGGGCATGCGCGACTGA
- a CDS encoding type II secretion system F family protein: MTPVVWGGLLGAATATGLLLVGTRVVATRRPQLSVRVLPYLRDLPRVGLTTPAVPPRSVVAAVYGPPLRSAAEAVERVLGGASSVRRRLERAGLDRSVHDFRVEQVLWGLTAFAVAAAYGVIGALTDPGGVLTSVVLCVIAFVLGVLARDSHLTGQVRSRERRILEEFPTVAELLALSVAAGESPVSALDRVVARSGGELSADLARVLAAVRTGEPVSAAFDRLAATSGLPLVARFAQGIAVAIERGTPLADVLHAQAADVREAGRRELIEVAARREVLMMVPVVFLVLPVTVLFAFWPGVVGLSLTTP; encoded by the coding sequence GTGACCCCGGTGGTGTGGGGCGGGCTGCTCGGGGCCGCGACGGCGACCGGCCTGCTGCTGGTCGGGACCCGGGTCGTGGCGACGCGCCGGCCGCAGCTGTCGGTGCGGGTGCTGCCCTACCTGCGCGACCTGCCCCGGGTCGGCCTCACCACCCCGGCGGTCCCGCCGCGCTCGGTCGTCGCGGCGGTGTACGGCCCGCCGCTGCGCTCCGCGGCCGAGGCCGTCGAGCGGGTGCTCGGGGGCGCGTCCTCGGTGCGCCGGCGTCTCGAGCGGGCCGGCCTCGATCGGAGCGTCCACGACTTCCGCGTCGAGCAGGTGCTGTGGGGCCTGACGGCGTTCGCCGTCGCGGCGGCGTACGGCGTGATCGGCGCGCTCACCGACCCCGGCGGGGTGCTGACCTCGGTGGTGCTGTGCGTGATCGCGTTCGTCCTCGGCGTGCTCGCGCGCGACAGCCACCTGACCGGTCAGGTCCGCTCCCGCGAGCGGCGGATCCTCGAGGAGTTCCCGACCGTCGCCGAGCTGCTCGCCCTCTCGGTCGCCGCCGGGGAGAGCCCGGTCTCGGCGCTCGACCGGGTCGTGGCCCGCAGCGGCGGCGAGCTCTCCGCCGACCTCGCCCGGGTGCTGGCCGCCGTCCGCACCGGCGAGCCGGTCTCGGCCGCATTCGACCGCCTCGCCGCGACCTCCGGGCTCCCGCTGGTCGCCCGCTTCGCCCAGGGCATCGCCGTGGCCATCGAGCGCGGCACCCCGCTGGCCGACGTCCTGCACGCCCAGGCCGCCGACGTCCGCGAGGCCGGCCGCCGCGAGCTGATCGAGGTCGCGGCCCGCCGCGAGGTGCTGATGATGGTGCCGGTGGTGTTCCTCGTGCTGCCGGTGACCGTGCTGTTCGCCTTCTGGCCCGGCGTCGTCGGGCTCAGCCTGACCACGCCCTAG
- the ftsX gene encoding permease-like cell division protein FtsX, with the protein MQLRYVFTELGQGLRRNVSMHIAVVLTLFVSLTLVGLGLLLNQQADKAADQWGSQLQITVWLCKDDDDNPRCTGEVTEPQKEAIAQAIEENPEAESHYFETKEEAFEKIKELLGPERFEGPNPAATVDDMPQSVWITLKDPNEFEGITSAVQGLPGVSSIRDAREVLQPIYGSITALKYGAWGTAAFLVLAALMLVANTIRLAALARRREIAIMRLVGASTLYIALPFLLEAIVTAVVGVALASGALGAFMWFGIHERAATGLTFMPWIGLSEYTTTVLAIGVLGPVLTLLPTLLLTRKYLKV; encoded by the coding sequence ATGCAGCTTCGCTACGTCTTCACCGAGCTCGGCCAGGGCCTGCGCCGCAACGTGTCCATGCACATCGCGGTGGTCCTGACGCTGTTCGTCTCCCTCACCCTCGTCGGCCTCGGCCTGCTGCTGAACCAGCAGGCCGACAAGGCGGCCGACCAGTGGGGCTCCCAGCTGCAGATCACCGTGTGGCTGTGCAAGGACGACGACGACAACCCGCGCTGCACCGGGGAGGTCACCGAGCCGCAGAAGGAGGCGATCGCCCAGGCGATCGAGGAGAACCCCGAGGCGGAGAGCCACTACTTCGAGACCAAGGAGGAGGCCTTCGAGAAGATCAAGGAGCTCCTCGGTCCCGAGCGGTTCGAGGGCCCCAACCCGGCGGCGACCGTCGACGACATGCCGCAGTCGGTGTGGATCACGCTGAAGGACCCCAACGAGTTCGAGGGGATCACCAGCGCCGTGCAGGGGCTGCCCGGCGTCTCCTCCATCCGCGACGCCCGTGAGGTGCTGCAGCCGATCTACGGGTCGATCACGGCCCTGAAGTACGGCGCGTGGGGCACGGCGGCGTTCCTCGTCCTCGCCGCGCTCATGCTCGTCGCCAACACCATCCGGCTCGCCGCGCTCGCCCGGCGCCGGGAGATCGCGATCATGCGGCTCGTCGGTGCCTCGACGCTCTACATCGCGCTGCCGTTCCTGCTCGAGGCGATCGTCACGGCCGTCGTCGGCGTCGCGCTCGCCTCGGGGGCGCTGGGGGCGTTCATGTGGTTCGGCATCCACGAGCGGGCGGCCACGGGCCTGACGTTCATGCCGTGGATCGGGCTGTCGGAGTACACCACGACCGTCCTCGCGATCGGGGTGCTCGGCCCGGTGCTGACCCTGCTGCCGACACTCCTGCTGACCCGCAAATACCTCAAGGTCTGA
- the prfB gene encoding peptide chain release factor 2: MAGPDFDVAIKQLQATMRTIEQVLDVDAMRREIADLGEQVAAPDLWDDQANAQRVTGRLSALQGELERFTNLSDRIEDLGVLVELGQEEGDADSMAEAEAELGKVRKAVEALEVRTLLNGEYDAREALISIRAGAGGVDAADFAESLMRMYTRWAEQHKYPVEVFETSYAEEAGLKSATFAIHAPYAYGTLSVEAGTHRLVRISPFDNQGRRQTSFAAVEVVPVLEQTDEIEIPEEEIRVDVYRSGGPGGQSVNTTDSAVRLTHIPTGTVVSCQNEKSQLQNKASAMVVLKAKLLARKKAEEKAQLDEMRGDVQASWGDQMRNYVLNPYQVVKDLRTGFESGNPSAVFDGDLDGFLEAGIRWRRGADRAEEN; the protein is encoded by the coding sequence GTGGCAGGCCCCGACTTCGACGTAGCGATCAAGCAGCTCCAGGCGACCATGCGCACGATCGAGCAGGTGCTCGACGTGGACGCGATGCGCAGGGAGATCGCCGACCTCGGTGAGCAGGTGGCGGCCCCGGACCTGTGGGACGACCAGGCCAACGCCCAGCGCGTCACCGGCCGGCTCTCCGCGCTCCAGGGCGAGCTCGAGCGGTTCACCAACCTCTCCGACCGGATCGAGGACCTCGGCGTGCTCGTCGAGCTCGGCCAGGAGGAGGGCGACGCCGACTCCATGGCCGAGGCCGAGGCCGAGCTGGGCAAGGTCCGCAAGGCCGTCGAGGCGCTCGAGGTCCGCACCCTGCTCAACGGCGAGTACGACGCCCGCGAGGCGCTGATCTCGATCCGTGCGGGCGCCGGTGGCGTGGACGCCGCGGACTTCGCCGAGTCCTTGATGCGGATGTACACGCGCTGGGCCGAGCAGCACAAGTACCCCGTGGAGGTCTTCGAGACCTCCTACGCCGAGGAGGCCGGCCTGAAGTCGGCCACCTTCGCCATCCACGCGCCCTACGCCTACGGCACGCTCAGCGTCGAGGCCGGCACCCACCGGCTGGTGCGGATCAGCCCCTTCGACAACCAGGGCCGCCGCCAGACCAGCTTCGCCGCGGTCGAGGTCGTGCCGGTGCTCGAGCAGACCGACGAGATCGAGATCCCCGAGGAGGAGATCCGCGTCGACGTCTACCGCTCCGGCGGCCCGGGCGGCCAGTCGGTCAACACGACCGACTCCGCGGTCCGGCTGACCCACATCCCCACCGGCACGGTCGTCAGCTGCCAGAACGAGAAGAGCCAGCTGCAGAACAAGGCCAGCGCCATGGTCGTGCTCAAGGCCAAGCTCCTCGCGCGCAAGAAGGCCGAGGAGAAGGCCCAGCTCGACGAGATGCGCGGCGACGTGCAGGCGTCGTGGGGCGACCAGATGCGCAACTACGTGCTGAACCCCTACCAGGTCGTCAAGGACCTGCGGACCGGCTTCGAGTCCGGCAACCCCTCGGCGGTCTTCGACGGCGACCTCGACGGCTTCCTCGAGGCCGGCATCCGCTGGCGCCGCGGCGCCGACCGCGCCGAGGAGAACTGA
- the ftsE gene encoding cell division ATP-binding protein FtsE: MIRFEKVTKTYPGTGSPALDQVSVDIEKGEFVFLVGQSGSGKSTALRLMLRETRPTSGRVYVAGKEINRLASWKVPRLRRQIGTVFQDFRLLPNKSVAENVAFALQVIGRSRTDIRQVVPATLDLVGLEGKADRMPDELSGGEQQRVAIARAFVNRPMILIADEPTGNLDPATSVGIMKLLDRINRTGTTVVMATHDHGIVDQMRKRVIELEDGRVVRDQARGAYGFQH; encoded by the coding sequence GTGATTCGCTTCGAGAAGGTCACCAAGACCTACCCCGGCACGGGCAGCCCGGCGCTGGACCAGGTGTCGGTCGACATCGAGAAGGGTGAGTTCGTCTTCCTCGTGGGACAGTCCGGCTCGGGCAAGTCCACGGCGCTGCGGCTGATGCTGCGCGAGACGCGCCCGACCTCCGGCCGGGTCTACGTGGCCGGCAAGGAGATCAACCGGCTCGCGAGCTGGAAGGTGCCGCGGCTGCGCCGCCAGATCGGGACCGTCTTCCAGGACTTCCGCCTGCTGCCGAACAAGTCGGTCGCCGAGAACGTCGCCTTCGCCCTCCAGGTCATCGGCCGCTCCCGCACCGACATCCGCCAGGTCGTGCCCGCGACGCTCGACCTGGTCGGGCTCGAGGGCAAGGCCGACCGGATGCCCGATGAGCTCTCCGGCGGTGAGCAGCAGCGCGTCGCGATCGCTCGCGCGTTCGTCAACCGGCCGATGATCCTCATCGCCGACGAGCCCACCGGCAACCTGGACCCGGCCACCTCGGTCGGCATCATGAAGCTCCTGGACCGGATCAACCGCACGGGCACCACCGTCGTCATGGCCACCCACGACCACGGCATCGTCGACCAGATGCGCAAGCGCGTCATCGAGCTCGAGGACGGCCGGGTCGTGCGCGACCAGGCCCGCGGCGCCTACGGCTTCCAGCACTAG